From the genome of Spinacia oleracea cultivar Varoflay chromosome 2, BTI_SOV_V1, whole genome shotgun sequence, one region includes:
- the LOC110789929 gene encoding nucleoside hydrolase 3, which translates to MMFNVISKAPTTVFLMGAHTNFALFLMRYPHLKKNIKHIYVMGGSVRSKNPSGCSTKDNIMSCQPLKNCDLGNLFSDYTSNPYAEFNIFLDPFAAYQVIHSQIPITLVPLDATNTIPMTKDFFETFEKNQKTYEAQYCFRSLKMARTGLSDDQFYTVIRNCMQNYFMWDSLMVGIAVSIMRNPYNERGENDFAEMEYMNITVHTSNKPHGVSDGSNPFFNGRKVPKFQLKKRGVHDGHVQRSLYDTYCLVKNKNGRCKDGYTEEITGPEGVRILVATKAKPNKDHKSILNREFFQSFLDVLNHPHQSGRFNFTTQFRHYKKVLHKPDFKVKKLGKPVIFDMDMSAGDFIALLYLLKVPTEILNLKAIFVTPTGWANAATIDVVYDLLHMMGRDDIPVGLGDFFGMNQAYSQFSIVGDCKYVKAIPQGSGGFLDSDTLYGLARELPRSPRRYMPNNVTFNTQFNANQRQQPLIMDIWEDVTKKIDDPQTKITILTNGPLTTISKIIAIDQNAVSKIQDLYVLGGHIHNNTSFGGNLFTTPMNKYAEFNIFLDPFSAKKVMESKLPITLITWDSQKKVSSFFSIIENLSRAKKTPEVIFANKLISTLSRLHKEHHRYKNVDTFIGEILGAVILASGPSLNSTFQVKHIRVTATGREDIDGQMIIDSHKGTMVKVLQSFDNIAYYEFFANRLGDEKQSAVLGSFSIQKRMWNKKPPRRF; encoded by the exons ATGATGTTTAATGTGATATCTAAAGCTCCAACAACCGTATTTTTGATGGGAGCTCACACCAACTTTGCCCTTTTCCTTATGCGTTACCCTCACTTAAAGAAAAATATCAAACATATTTATGTAATGGGTGGTAGTGTGAGATCTAAAAATCCCTCGGGTTGCAGCACTAAAGACAATATTATGTCATGTCAGCCATTAAAAAATTGTGATCTTGGGAACTTGTTTAGTGATTACACAAGTAATCCTTATGCTGAGTTTAACATATTTCTAGATCCATTTGCTGCATATCAg GTTATTCATTCACAGATCCCAATCACCCTGGTTCCCCTTGATGCAACTAACACAATCCCAATGACAAAAGATTTCTTTGAGACATTCGAGAAGAACCAAAAAACCTACGAGGCACAATATTGCTTCAGGTCTTTAAAAATGGCTCGTACTGGATTGTCAGATGACCAATTTTATACG GTTATTCGCAATTGTATGCAGAACTATTTTATGTGGGACTCTTTAATGGTTGGTATAGCAGTTTCAATCATGCGTAACCCATACAATGAAAGAGGGGAAAATGATTTTGCGGAAATGGAGTATATGAACATAACTGTCCACACATCCAATAAACCTCACGGAGTTTCAGATGGGTCAAATCCATTTTTTAATGGACGTAAGGTTCCCAAATTTCAGTTGAAGAAACGTGGAGTTCATGATGGTCATGTCCAAAGATCACTCTATGATACATATTGCCTTGTTAAAAATAAGAATGGTAGATGCAAG GACGGCTATACTGAAGAGATAACTGGTCCAGAAGGTGTGAGAATTTTGGTGGCCACAAAAGCGAAACCTAATAAGGATCATAAGAGCATTCTTAACAGAGAGTTTTTTCAGAGTTTCTTAGAT GTATTAAATCATCCTCATCAATCAGGAAGATTTAACTTCACCACCCAATTTCGTCATTACAAGAAAGTGCTTCACAAACCAGATTTCAAAGTGAAAAAGTTGGGGAAACCGGTTATCTTTGACATGGATATGAGTGCAGGGGACTTTATCGCTCTTTTGTATCTCCTAAAAGTACCTACCGAAATTCTTAACCTTAAG GCAATATTTGTTACTCCAACCGGCTGGGCTAATGCTGCCACCATCGACGTTGTTTACGATTTGTTACATATGATGGGACGAGATGATATTCCAGTGGGTCTAGGAGATTTTTTTGGAATGAACCAGGCATACTCTCAATTTTCTATTGTCGGAGATTGTAAATATGTAAAGGCGATCCCACAAGGAAGTGGTGGATTTTTAGATTCAGACACTCTTTATGGGCTTGCAAGAGAATTACCGCGTAGTCCAAGAAG GTACATGCCTAATAACGTGACATTTAATACTCAATTCAATGCGAATCAACGTCAACAACCACTTATTATGGATATATGGGAGGATGTCACCAAGAAAATTGATGATCCACAAACAAAGATTACTATATTGACCAACGGACCTCTCACAACCATATCCAAAATAATTGCTATTGATCAAAATGCAGTCTCTAAAATACAG GATTTATATGTTTTAGGAGGACATATACACAACAATACTTCATTTGGAGGAAATCTTTTTACTACGCCTATGAATAAATATGCAGAGTTTAACATTTTTTTGGACCCTTTCTCCGCAAAGAAAGTGATGGAATCAAAACTTCCTATCACATTAATTACTTGGGATTCCCAAAAGAAAGTTAGCTCATTTTTCTCTATCATTGAAAATCTTTCGCGAGCCAAAAAGACCCCAGAAGTTATCTTTGCAAATAAGTTGATATCCACATTGTCGAGGCTACACAAAGAACACCATCGGTATAAGAATGTG GATACATTTATAGGGGAGATCCTTGGAGCTGTAATTTTGGCTAGTGGCCCATCTTTAAATTCAACCTTTCAAGTTAAGCATATTAGAGTTACTGCAACTGGTCGAGAAGATATAGATGGACAAATGATAATCGACTCACACAAAGGAACAATGGTCAAAGTCCTACAATCTTTTGACAATATTGCCTATTATGAATTCTTTGCTAATCGTCTTGGTGATGAAAAACAATCTGCTGTATTAGGAAGCTTTTCTATACAAAAAAGAATGTGGAACAAAAAACCACCAAGAAGGTTCTGA